One genomic region from Campylobacter sp. RM5004 encodes:
- a CDS encoding nucleosidase yields MKKLLLLLGFTCITFAQDCSAYFASKQTQIDRKIEELDEAKQALESYKAAFLAVQKEKEEKNKAILEEMKAEEAKIDEIRNNNAKILAEIRKLRAEIFENKSSKVANAYSKMKDAAAAAIFETMEEDEIIKIFLNLEAKKISSILAKMNPTKAGELTKLLNKTKLN; encoded by the coding sequence TTGAAAAAACTCTTACTTCTTTTAGGATTTACTTGTATTACTTTTGCGCAAGATTGCAGTGCTTATTTTGCTAGCAAACAAACTCAAATAGATAGAAAAATAGAAGAATTAGACGAAGCAAAACAAGCATTAGAAAGCTATAAAGCTGCGTTTTTAGCAGTGCAAAAAGAAAAAGAAGAAAAAAATAAAGCCATCTTAGAAGAAATGAAAGCAGAAGAAGCAAAAATTGATGAAATTAGAAACAATAATGCAAAAATTCTAGCTGAAATTAGAAAGCTAAGAGCTGAAATATTTGAAAACAAATCAAGTAAAGTTGCAAACGCTTATTCAAAGATGAAAGATGCTGCAGCTGCTGCGATATTTGAAACAATGGAAGAAGATGAAATTATAAAGATTTTTTTAAATCTTGAAGCTAAAAAAATCTCATCAATACTAGCTAAAATGAATCCTACAAAAGCAGGGGAATTAACAAAATTATTAAACAAAACTAAGCTAAATTAA
- a CDS encoding histidinol-phosphate transaminase codes for MIDLSNNENTLLSHEFNTLNHNLICKYPCDNEYLLKNELAKIHNVSSNNITLGCGSSDVIYRTFIALNFLAKEQKKELNLIVPIPTFDLILSIAKALKIKITYINELVLDVKKIIPNEGFINLIYITNPNNPSANELSQDDLDYLTKLCVGNTYMILDEAYAEYNVNFKSIKKAYFKNIIITRTFSKIYALAGLRIGYGIACEELLQYIDKFILIDNINYYALYCALEVLKNDDFINTSRKLTLQNKAILENAFNELDIKYFKSNVNFILHEIKDEKYSDFMLELGIKVGRKIANYPLLNRISVGNINEIEQFLKALKLAKDKALV; via the coding sequence ATGATTGATTTATCAAATAACGAAAACACCTTATTAAGCCATGAATTTAACACACTAAATCATAATTTAATTTGCAAATATCCTTGCGATAATGAATATTTATTAAAAAACGAATTAGCAAAAATACACAATGTATCATCAAATAACATAACTTTAGGCTGTGGCTCTAGTGATGTTATTTATAGAACTTTTATAGCGCTTAATTTTTTAGCTAAAGAGCAGAAAAAAGAACTTAATTTAATAGTTCCTATACCTACTTTTGATTTAATTTTAAGCATTGCAAAGGCTTTAAAAATCAAAATTACTTATATTAACGAGCTTGTTTTAGATGTTAAAAAAATCATTCCTAATGAAGGTTTTATAAACCTAATTTATATTACAAATCCAAACAACCCAAGTGCTAATGAACTAAGTCAAGATGATTTAGATTATTTAACTAAATTATGCGTGGGTAATACTTATATGATTTTAGATGAAGCCTATGCAGAATATAACGTTAATTTTAAAAGTATTAAAAAGGCATATTTTAAAAATATAATTATTACAAGAACATTTTCAAAAATCTATGCTTTAGCAGGTCTTAGGATAGGTTATGGTATTGCTTGTGAAGAATTACTACAATATATTGATAAGTTTATTTTGATTGATAATATCAATTATTATGCTTTATATTGTGCTTTAGAAGTTTTAAAAAACGATGATTTTATAAATACTTCAAGAAAACTAACATTACAAAATAAAGCTATTTTAGAAAATGCTTTTAATGAATTAGATATTAAATATTTTAAATCTAATGTTAATTTTATTTTGCACGAGATAAAAGATGAAAAATATTCAGATTTTATGCTTGAACTTGGGATTAAAGTAGGAAGAAAAATTGCAAACTATCCATTGCTAAATAGAATTAGCGTTGGCAATATTAATGAAATAGAGCAGTTTTTAAAAGCTTTAAAATTAGCTAAAGATAAAGCCTTGGTATGA
- a CDS encoding aminoacetone oxidase family FAD-binding enzyme yields the protein MKHEIIILGAGAAGLFLAANLKQNALIIEQNEKVAKKLLISGGGKCNVTNENINTNSYLCDDYEKLENTLNEFSYKDNLTFFQEIKFVKIRNKQFFAPNSKMILDKLLRENKSKIILNTKVLKVEKSQECFKLHTNKGEFLTKKLIIATGAISYAELGVSDIALQIAKEFEIGFCDFAPALVPFTLQKDEFFMKNLSGISTDVVIDDRFKGSLLFTHKGISGPVVLSASLFWNKGKIKINFLNDFKINYKENKQASTHLPLPKAFIKEYLKANNLEDLAMNKYKDDAKNIINRLYSYEFAPAGNLGFNKAEVCKGGINLQALNENYESIKHKNLFFIGECINVAGILGGFNIHFAFASAMKLARYLNKENI from the coding sequence ATTAAACACGAAATAATTATTTTAGGAGCTGGTGCAGCCGGATTATTTTTAGCTGCTAATTTAAAGCAAAATGCGCTTATTATTGAACAAAATGAAAAAGTTGCTAAAAAGCTTTTAATTAGCGGTGGTGGTAAGTGTAATGTAACTAATGAAAATATTAACACAAACTCTTATTTGTGTGATGATTATGAGAAATTAGAAAATACTTTAAATGAGTTTAGCTATAAAGATAATTTAACTTTTTTTCAAGAAATTAAATTCGTAAAAATAAGAAATAAACAATTTTTCGCACCAAATTCAAAAATGATTTTAGATAAATTATTAAGAGAAAATAAATCTAAAATCATTCTAAATACAAAAGTCTTAAAAGTTGAAAAATCACAAGAATGCTTTAAATTACACACAAATAAAGGTGAGTTTTTAACGAAAAAATTAATTATTGCAACTGGAGCAATTTCTTATGCAGAATTAGGAGTAAGTGATATAGCTTTGCAAATTGCTAAAGAATTTGAAATAGGATTTTGCGATTTTGCTCCTGCTTTAGTTCCTTTTACCTTACAAAAAGATGAGTTTTTTATGAAAAATCTTAGTGGAATTAGCACCGATGTTGTGATTGATGATAGATTTAAAGGCTCATTATTATTTACTCATAAAGGCATTAGTGGCCCTGTTGTATTATCTGCTTCGTTGTTTTGGAATAAAGGCAAGATTAAAATTAATTTTTTGAATGATTTTAAGATAAATTATAAAGAAAACAAACAAGCTAGCACACATTTACCATTGCCAAAAGCTTTCATAAAAGAATATTTAAAAGCAAATAATTTAGAAGATTTAGCGATGAATAAATATAAAGATGATGCAAAAAATATAATAAATAGATTATATTCATACGAGTTTGCGCCTGCTGGAAATCTAGGTTTTAATAAAGCAGAAGTTTGTAAAGGTGGAATTAATTTACAAGCTTTAAACGAAAATTATGAGAGTATAAAACATAAAAATTTATTCTTCATAGGAGAATGTATTAATGTAGCAGGGATTTTAGGTGGATTTAATATACATTTTGCTTTTGCAAGTGCAATGAAACTTGCAAGATATTTAAATAAGGAAAATATATGA
- a CDS encoding EamA family transporter encodes MNEQKYGTLLVFLGGICWGFSGVCGEFIFLKKGLNADILVSLRLFFAGIIMLLFCKVRAIKINLNIFKHHLLKLLVFAFFGILMCQYTYFYGIELSNAAIATVIQYTAPIFIILIVCIEQKRFPDIFEIIALICVFLGAILLSTNGDFTKLVISTKALIICFLSSIGAVCYALLPRKLNDIYNPLPVLGLAMLIAGICFCIYNKIWQFSFHFDLELFLALAGVIVVGTAMAFGFFMTGLQKIGAAKASIISSNEPLAAAIIGYLWLKTSLLTLQIIGFALIMLGILLTMLKKEKN; translated from the coding sequence ATGAACGAGCAAAAATACGGAACCTTATTAGTATTTTTAGGCGGCATTTGCTGGGGTTTTAGCGGTGTTTGTGGTGAATTTATATTTTTAAAAAAAGGTTTAAACGCTGATATTTTAGTATCTTTAAGGCTGTTTTTTGCAGGTATTATAATGCTTTTATTTTGTAAAGTAAGAGCAATAAAAATAAATCTAAATATATTCAAGCACCATTTATTAAAACTTTTAGTTTTTGCATTTTTTGGGATTTTGATGTGTCAATATACTTATTTTTATGGTATAGAATTAAGCAATGCTGCAATTGCAACCGTTATTCAATATACAGCCCCTATTTTTATTATTTTAATTGTTTGCATAGAGCAAAAAAGATTTCCTGATATTTTTGAAATAATTGCTTTAATTTGCGTTTTTCTAGGAGCAATTTTATTATCAACTAATGGAGATTTTACGAAATTAGTAATTTCAACCAAGGCTTTAATTATTTGCTTTTTATCATCAATCGGTGCTGTTTGTTATGCACTTTTACCAAGAAAATTAAATGATATTTATAATCCTTTACCTGTCTTAGGGCTTGCTATGTTAATTGCTGGAATTTGTTTTTGTATTTATAATAAGATTTGGCAATTTAGCTTTCATTTTGATTTAGAATTATTTTTAGCTTTAGCAGGTGTGATAGTGGTTGGAACTGCTATGGCTTTTGGATTTTTTATGACAGGTCTTCAAAAAATCGGAGCAGCAAAAGCTAGCATAATCTCATCAAACGAGCCACTAGCTGCTGCAATTATTGGCTATTTATGGCTTAAAACTAGCTTATTAACTCTTCAAATAATAGGATTTGCTTTAATAATGTTAGGTATTTTATTAACTATGTTAAAAAAGGAAAAAAATTGA